One window of Cryobacterium arcticum genomic DNA carries:
- a CDS encoding LacI family DNA-binding transcriptional regulator, whose product MREDTPRQATIFDVARLAGVSHQTVSRVLNDLPNVRASTRVRVEEAIKKLRYVPSPAARALVTRRSRTIGLMATGVPEFGPSSTQLYFNAAARDASWSVFTASMIDSEPASIRAVVEAFLRQNVEGIAVITSHQGIVDVVAGMELAIPVVALEATPRTGITTVGADQYTGARSAVAHLAELGHRHISHLAGPRDSVDARERERGWRDELASRGLETRVIGTGDWSPSAGYRFGMECDLDTLSAVFVANDQMAIGLMHALTVRGRSVPGDISVIGFDDVPEAEYLAPPLTTVRQDFERIGRDLLSALLDRINGDDSIIRQSVPELIERASTQSYPPDPPDGRRPAARERRSATA is encoded by the coding sequence GTGAGAGAGGACACACCTCGTCAGGCGACGATCTTCGACGTCGCCCGTCTGGCCGGGGTGTCCCACCAGACGGTCTCCCGGGTGCTCAACGACCTGCCCAATGTGCGGGCCTCCACGCGGGTGCGCGTCGAAGAGGCGATCAAGAAGCTGCGGTACGTGCCTTCTCCGGCCGCGCGCGCACTCGTCACCCGGCGCTCGCGCACGATCGGGCTGATGGCCACGGGCGTGCCGGAGTTCGGGCCGTCGTCCACCCAGCTCTACTTCAACGCCGCGGCCCGGGATGCGTCCTGGTCGGTGTTCACCGCCAGCATGATCGACAGCGAACCGGCGTCCATCCGGGCCGTGGTCGAGGCTTTCCTGCGCCAGAACGTGGAGGGGATCGCCGTGATCACCAGCCACCAGGGCATCGTCGACGTCGTAGCGGGCATGGAACTGGCCATCCCGGTCGTGGCGTTGGAGGCGACGCCGCGCACCGGCATCACCACCGTGGGCGCCGATCAGTACACAGGTGCCCGTAGCGCCGTCGCGCACCTGGCCGAACTCGGTCACCGGCATATCTCGCACTTGGCCGGGCCCCGGGACTCCGTCGATGCGCGGGAACGCGAGCGGGGTTGGCGCGACGAGCTGGCCTCCCGAGGGCTCGAGACCCGCGTGATCGGAACGGGCGACTGGTCGCCGTCGGCCGGGTACCGGTTCGGCATGGAGTGCGACCTCGACACCCTCAGCGCGGTCTTCGTGGCGAACGACCAGATGGCCATCGGCCTCATGCACGCGCTGACCGTGCGGGGCCGATCGGTTCCCGGTGACATCAGCGTGATCGGTTTCGACGACGTCCCAGAGGCCGAATATCTGGCTCCCCCGCTCACCACCGTGCGGCAGGACTTCGAGCGCATCGGCCGGGACCTGCTCAGCGCCCTCCTGGACCGGATCAACGGCGACGACTCGATCATTCGCCAGTCGGTCCCCGAACTCATCGAGCGCGCGTCTACCCAGAGTTACCCGCCCGACCCCCCAGACGGCCGCCGGCCGGCCGCCAGAGAACGCCGGTCAGCCACCGCGTGA
- a CDS encoding type IV toxin-antitoxin system AbiEi family antitoxin domain-containing protein: MVTSQRPTPSHPVLRRTEVVALRFGGLLPSAALWEAGVPPHSLQRLCVEGVLHCIRRGVYVTEERWRRADAGERYRLLVRATALVAHSQPVFSHQSAAVLHGLPIIGGWPDTVHTITSGASGGSRNRFTTGHQGPAPEVVETTSGCQVTSLARTVVDVAASSSLLVGVTMLDHALRVETERAARERGRGPREGGLAAPRPTGVTKEELYCELDAVNPRTGRRRAEQAIAFASPLAANPGETLSRVRIFELGFEVPELQVRFPDILGGDAWVDFFWRGVRKIGEFDGFLKYGSGPVLGDRDPSAVVWAEKQREDALRARVNSFDRWGWDLAYSAARFFAFLTERGVPRA, from the coding sequence ATGGTCACTTCCCAGCGTCCCACCCCATCTCACCCGGTTCTCCGTCGCACCGAAGTCGTGGCACTGCGTTTTGGCGGACTGCTTCCGTCCGCGGCCCTGTGGGAAGCCGGGGTTCCGCCTCACAGCCTCCAACGCCTCTGCGTCGAGGGCGTGCTGCACTGCATCCGCCGCGGCGTCTATGTGACGGAGGAGCGTTGGCGACGAGCGGATGCCGGCGAGCGATACCGGCTTCTGGTCCGGGCGACCGCCCTGGTGGCACACAGCCAGCCCGTTTTCTCGCACCAGTCCGCGGCGGTGCTGCACGGCCTCCCGATCATCGGCGGATGGCCCGACACGGTGCACACCATCACCTCCGGTGCCAGCGGAGGCAGTAGAAACCGATTCACTACCGGACATCAGGGGCCTGCTCCGGAGGTCGTGGAGACCACATCAGGCTGCCAGGTGACATCGCTTGCGCGCACGGTCGTCGACGTGGCGGCGTCATCCTCGCTGCTGGTCGGGGTGACGATGTTGGACCACGCGCTGCGGGTGGAGACGGAGCGAGCCGCGCGGGAACGGGGCCGAGGCCCACGGGAGGGCGGGCTCGCGGCGCCGCGCCCGACGGGGGTGACCAAGGAGGAACTGTATTGCGAGCTGGACGCCGTGAATCCTCGGACGGGGCGGCGCCGGGCGGAGCAGGCCATTGCGTTTGCGAGCCCGCTCGCGGCGAACCCGGGGGAGACGCTCAGCCGGGTGCGGATCTTCGAGCTGGGCTTCGAGGTGCCGGAACTGCAGGTGCGCTTCCCCGACATCCTGGGCGGTGACGCCTGGGTGGACTTCTTCTGGCGCGGGGTGCGCAAGATCGGCGAGTTCGACGGGTTCCTCAAGTACGGATCGGGGCCGGTGCTCGGTGATCGCGACCCGAGCGCGGTGGTGTGGGCGGAGAAGCAACGCGAGGATGCCCTTCGGGCCCGCGTGAACAGTTTCGACCGGTGGGGCTGGGATCTGGCGTACTCGGCGGCCCGGTTCTTCGCGTTCCTGACGGAGCGGGGTGTGCCCAGGGCATGA